Below is a genomic region from Argopecten irradians isolate NY chromosome 14, Ai_NY, whole genome shotgun sequence.
GACttctgaaaaatattcaaatccaCAAATTTACTTCATTTTTCAGTAAGTGGTTGTCTCATTTATGAAACACCTAGAGTGAACCCTGCTCCACTTTACGTAAACTACTGCTGAATTTAGATTATAAAAATTTTCCTTGACAAACCTGTGGGCCAGAGGGTGGTGAAGAATTCTGTCGGGGGTACTCGGACCAGAGTGAAACCTCTTTGGTGGACTCAGGTAATTTTCTGGGTCAGTATCCACTGCAAAGATAAAGTGAAAATGtcagattttgttttaaagaaacagTAGCATTTAAAGGTCCAtttacctttccaaaacggcttttaatttttaaaatgggaatgtaaaacgagatcgataattttgtagagtcacaaaagttattaactcaTCTTTAATACTACACTCGTCATCATCTTTAgaaaaatttgattaaaataataaaatgttaattttcataacgcgggttgtcttatgtttcccgccatcgTTCTAAATACCGCGCAGTAGTTGAATATTACTGCGCCAGatgacaaaacagcgaaataactccccactgttatcatatatttcGGAGAAAATATtccatatgtttggtgttgttacctcatcttaggctaTGGATaggcatattttttttgttattaatgtatttagaaacctttaaattttgcttcggaaaggtagtgggcctttaaactgACTCAttttttgttatgaaaattttttttacgaaaacaaaaaaagaaagcAAAATTATTCTcagaaaaagacaaaaatttgaaaaacattAGTGAAGCAAGACCTGAATCCAGGATCATGAAATATTATTAGACTGAAATTTTTGTTTAGCCCTTAAAAACTTTTGTGAGATaataaattttgcgattttgaATGGATTTCGAATTTAGTGAAATTAAAACCCCTCTTTGGTGGACTCAGGTAATTTTCTGGGTCAGTATCCACTGCAAAGATAAAGTGAAAATGtcagattttgttttaaagaaacagaAGCATTTAAACTGACTAATTttttgttatgaaaaaaaatctacgaaaacaaaaaaagaaagcAAAATTATTCTcagaaaaagacaaaaatttgaaaaacattAGTGAAGCAAAACCTGAATCCAGGATCATGAAATATTCTTAGACTGAAATTTTTGTTTAGCCCTTAAAAACTTTTTGCAATGTATGCTATAGTTGGCTAAGTGTAGACTAGACTGCATTGAATAAAGAATATATCATAATCTTAGGGCCTGGTCCCGATTTCGCGAAACAGACTTAGGTCAAAAACTGACTGAATTCAAATTTTTTCACATAAATTACATACAGAGAAAAACTAAaaattttgacttaagtctgcacttttgttttgagaaatcggaGCCAGAATATATGTTAACCAAAGACAGAGTACAAAATCACAAATTATATCAAGACTTGATGATCTTggttaataatttttttaatattttgatcaattttttCAATACACCTAAAATTTTGTAAAGCTGTTAAATTTAGTGggtgtaaaatttcgcgatttacaGTTTGGACCTTGCAAGGGTTTATATTCACGAATTATCTTGCAGCTTTTAAAAGTGTTATTCATACAACAGgctatcaaaataatatatgtaaaaccatAATTTTGAATGGATCTTCGAATTTAGTGAAATTAAAACCCCAGCAAATATTAGCAATAATTCAGTAACATGACATCACTTACATTTTCTTTTCCCGACAGGACTAGGGCGATTCACAACAATTGGACTCATGCTCCTAAAAACAAAGGAAAGAATTTCTTTAATGAGACATACCTTCTTTTGGACATCAAGAAAGTTTTTAAATAGTTTCAAAAGGATTTAACCtcaaacaaactttaaaatgttattaaacatttaacattaaaccATCTAAAATAGTTAACATTAAACCATCTAAAATAGTATTTATAGCTGTAAtcttatatttttaaagaaataaaataatttacatattgaatgaattacatgtataattatggtgatatttttttcagcatCACGATAAATACCAAAATGATGTGGCTTAAGTACAATTACGGTCAATTAGTTCCACATTCCAATGATTGTGACGTACAAAATACATCAGAATATGACATCACTATCACTGGAATGTGTGATTAATCAATGGTAACCCTCGCCTCACTTTATTTATATctcaaattatcaaacaaatgtatCAACTTGCCTCATAAACGTCTTGCGAGTTGGACTTGGACTAGGACTTGGTGTAAAGGAAATATTCTTAACAGGAATCTGCATTGATGGtgagaaacattgctgaaaaaaTCAAAAGGTACCTTTACTATAcaacaatatcataaatattagAATTTTCTTATTCTTGGTAAATGCCatgaaaattaattcaaatttattattttcatattacaacAGTAGACAATGGGGAGTAATTAAAACCACCAagtattttaagtatttttttggTTGAtcataaagaaaaatatattccttaccCTACATTTACAAGCCTGTAAAATTTTGATTGCAAATATCTTCTttcacaaacaaacacaaaaaaaatgccaacatatttgttttctgtaattttctgggttttttttttttaacttttaataaatttttgataaatttaccTGTTGAATCATTGTTTTTAAAGTTCCTGAGTTggaaaaataccaaataatgaatattaagattttttttctctgcaaATTAAAGAGGTTTGTGTTTGTCTCTGAATACACCAAAAATTTCACACAGCATTGAAGAGTATTTAAACTTAAACAATACAGTCAATAtcttcataaatatataaagcCTTCTTACTTTTCCAACCCTTGTAGGAGAGGGTGCCCCCGGCAGTAGTACACTGGGTGATGTGAAGATGTGAAGGGACTCGCTGAAGGATCGCGGACGCTTTAACTGTTCCATCGGTTCTTGGTCATCCTATTTTGCAAAGAGGACTTTATCATATAGTTATATAATTTactgattactgtacatgttcaAACATTCGTTTCAGCACTACTTGAGAAAATGTATTATAAACCATTACAATTACCCGCTCATCCTTTTGTCAcgttaccatatatatattgttctcaATATACTGAATGACATtggaaattgataaaaaaaaattacaacttTAAATATATCTCAGTAATGCACATTTCAATCTCAGATTCAGAGTCATTTTAGTGCAATAATTTGATAAGTAGTATTTAGTTAATTTAGTACTTTGCAACAGCACCGTCCATATAGTCTTAAAAGTATATATGACAATCGCCAGAAAGATCATAAAGCATATTTATTGTGATTATTAAAGGaagaaaattgaattttatggAAGACCAATAATCAtgcaataattatatacaaaccAAATGCAAAAGGTCTATCAAAAGATTTTCATACAAATACTTTGAATGATCTTACCAAAGTGAGTTCGTCCCATGAAGTTGATAATTTGATAGCAGAGCTAACTTCCCTTTGAAAAACATAACAgtacaaaaattaataaattcaaaatcaaaactgcattttttttaatatccgTGTCTCAGATtaccaaaatattttcatatcaaagtACAGAAATCAGAAGTTTGGCATAAAAGTTCtcttaagaattttttttttaatttttagctaAATTAATACTCTGAATTGTGATTATAAATGGACTCTTCAACCATCGAAAAGCTACTTGCAATATTGTATACTGTAGCTGGTTATTATTGCTGATTAAATATTTCGTCCAATACAGAAATATCAGTTTTTtgtaaatcaaaatttcatatatGGTTATAAGTTCATTTATCTATCACTtgttatatgatattttcataaccACGTGATGTTGTGAAAATTACCGACTTTTTCATATCTTATAACAAATCATTCCACTGCACAGTGTGTTAATAGTAATCTTAATTACTTCTCATGTTGTCTCTCCTTTTCCCCTATGTGACTCTCTTCCAGTTTAAGTCGATTCACACGATCAGGTATCTTCACTGGAGCCTAAAACAGGAAAATAAACTGATTCACTACTTTTGATGATTCAATATTGTACCAAACAGAAAATCTTTATTATCAGTCTCATCCGAGGGCAACTAAAATTGTCTTTCCCAAATAGAAATTGTAGCACTtgcaggtacatgtacatgaaactgCCATATGTCAATTTCAACTTCAATATGCCTCAGATGTAGGCTAATATCTTCTTCTTTGATGGAAATACTTTTATGGGTATGTATTATCCTCGACTATACATGTAGTGTGAGTGCAAATGATAACTAATGAATTCTCAGGTTTCTACATTTGCAGCTCCTTCTGGACGATAgtgatttaattttaatttatagtGTTAccagtgatttttcagggtatttttgaaaaaaagtttttgtaacaaattgggaatttttaatcgcAAAAAGAGCAGTTTTAGGAAAAAGTTACCCATTACTGAACAATAAagattagatattgtaaaacagtaatCTGATTCATTTTATTAAAAGGTGACGGCCATAACAACAGTGTCAGAGTAGTTTGTTTTAGAATTATTTGGTTTggttgtttagttttacgtcctattaacagccagggtcatgtaaggacgtgccaggtttgttggtggaggaaagccggagtacccggagaaaaaccaccggccagcggtcagtacctggcaactgccccacataggattcgaacccgcatcccagaggtggagggcttgtggtaatatgtcgggacatcttaaccactcggccaccgcggccccatttTTTAGAATTAACAACGTTAACGAGGGGAGAGATTttcaggttttgtttgttttttagaaATTTGATTTCGGAATTTTTCATCGTAATTGGGGAAAAAATTGGGGGGTTTGGCATTGAGAATGGGGTCGTTTACCAACCCCAGTTATagaaggagaaaaatcactggtTACTATTTGAGTATATATGATAGTATATGTATTCTAATACTACAAAATCACTATATCAATAAGGGGCTgcaaatcaaatttaaaaacattCACACCTCAGAGATTTCATAGTCACATTCGATTTCACACTATAGCTATAGTCAAGCAAGGGTtaacatttcattacattaCCTTTCAGGAGAGGTGATACAActgcaatttcagggggtacttttctatatactttatatatatatctgtatgctGTCTAATGTAATTTTGCCTAAATCAGGCAGTACCACAGCAAGGTTTAACCAACAAAAAATACCAGGCACTGCCTGATATTGAAATGCCTGGTCAAGTATCCTTTTACttgttttgatataatattttaGAGATATACACAGGCCAAGAAATTTCTTCATCCCTAAAACTCTCCACCTGATTTTGTAATGAATTCTTACAGAGACAGCACTGAGGCTGTTAAGGCACATGGAGCTGTAGCTGAATCTCCGTATACGTGTTGCATCTTCTGACCTGAAGGAGGGTGGACTgaaaaacaaaagcaaattatatgatattataggAGTGGAGGAATAAGAACAATCAAATGAAGGCAAACTGAAAGTTAAAATTAAACATTCGAATTTGAAGACAAAATCCGAAAACCTTC
It encodes:
- the LOC138308328 gene encoding P2R1A-PPP2R2A-interacting phosphatase regulator 1-like isoform X1, yielding MSFLRESSMEVDHDPPASQAGGPGTLKRSNSAPMINALVSSLEPHVQQEFSPPSFRSEDATRIRRFSYSSMCLNSLSAVSAPVKIPDRVNRLKLEESHIGEKERQHEKEVSSAIKLSTSWDELTLDDQEPMEQLKRPRSFSESLHIFTSPSVLLPGAPSPTRVGKQCFSPSMQIPVKNISFTPSPSPSPTRKTFMRSMSPIVVNRPSPVGKRKLDTDPENYLSPPKRFHSGPSTPDRILHHPLAHSSISSSSLEEGSPDQTVPRCGGMNEVPTQNRLPPTHMYGFMPLHDSHEMQTTDSETSDIAESADLSDHNLSLSGSPGSSRGFQPIRQQHTPL
- the LOC138308328 gene encoding P2R1A-PPP2R2A-interacting phosphatase regulator 1-like isoform X2; protein product: MSFLRESSMEVDHDPPASQAGGPGTLKRSNSAPMINALVSSLEPHVQQEFSPPSFRSEDATRIRRFSYSSMCLNSLSAVSAPVKIPDRVNRLKLEESHIGEKERQHEKEVSSAIKLSTSWDELTLDDQEPMEQLKRPRSFSESLHIFTSPSVLLPGAPSPTRVGKQCFSPSMQIPVKNISFTPSPSPSPTRKTFMRSMSPIVVNRPSPVGKRKLDTDPENYLSPPKRFHSGPSTPDRILHHPLAHSISSSSLEEGSPDQTVPRCGGMNEVPTQNRLPPTHMYGFMPLHDSHEMQTTDSETSDIAESADLSDHNLSLSGSPGSSRGFQPIRQQHTPL